One window of Verrucomicrobiia bacterium genomic DNA carries:
- a CDS encoding Imm50 family immunity protein, giving the protein MTVPTNIFTTPIAPDTLASISGRELLTQHLGHWPTFHDFEVLSITVERPLVITATKDLRATFLIFDLTKSPDSPERKQGTVEILFEDIDDLKIEGFNHQNPILGLSITHSPDEPSRLAVKWAGPAWKNDASFTCSHISILRVIDLNPFQKTLPYG; this is encoded by the coding sequence ATGACCGTTCCCACAAACATCTTCACCACGCCCATCGCGCCCGACACCCTCGCCTCCATCTCCGGTCGCGAACTCCTCACCCAACATCTCGGCCACTGGCCCACCTTTCACGATTTCGAAGTCCTCTCCATTACAGTGGAACGTCCCCTCGTCATCACCGCCACCAAAGACTTGCGGGCAACCTTCCTGATTTTTGACCTCACCAAGTCGCCCGACAGTCCCGAGCGCAAACAAGGCACCGTCGAAATCCTTTTCGAAGACATCGATGACCTTAAGATCGAAGGCTTCAACCACCAAAACCCGATCCTCGGCCTCTCCATCACCCATTCACCCGACGAACCGTCACGCCTCGCCGTCAAATGGGCCGGACCAGCTTGGAAGAATGACGCCTCCTTCACCTGCTCCCACATCTCCATCCTCCGTGTCATCGACTTGAACCCCTTTCAAAAAACTTTGCCCTACGGCTAG
- the tnpA gene encoding IS200/IS605 family transposase, with the protein MPSTHTSLHYHLIFATKNREPFIAKQWREKLHEYLGGTVRGLGCTPQGVGGVADHVHLLVALKPTHCLSDFMRDLKKSSSIWVSDSSLEPQFQWQEGYAAFTVSPTARESVQSYIANQEKHHQTKSFREELIEVLKQAGVEFDEQYLD; encoded by the coding sequence ATGCCATCCACTCACACCAGCCTGCATTACCACCTCATTTTTGCTACGAAAAACCGTGAGCCATTCATCGCTAAACAATGGCGGGAAAAGCTGCACGAATACCTCGGTGGCACCGTTCGTGGCTTGGGCTGCACACCTCAAGGCGTCGGCGGTGTGGCCGATCATGTCCATCTCCTCGTTGCTCTCAAACCGACGCATTGTCTTTCCGATTTCATGCGGGACCTGAAGAAGTCTTCTTCCATTTGGGTAAGCGATAGCAGCCTTGAACCCCAATTCCAATGGCAGGAGGGATATGCGGCGTTCACCGTGAGCCCCACCGCCCGGGAATCCGTGCAATCATACATCGCGAATCAAGAGAAACACCATCAGACCAAATCGTTCCGCGAGGAATTGATCGAGGTTTTGAAACAGGCTGGGGTGGAGTTTGATGAGCAGTATTTAGATTGA
- the aepX gene encoding phosphoenolpyruvate mutase, with protein sequence MNKTTQFKQILQSPHLEFLMEAHNGLSARIVEEAGFKGIWASGLSMSASLGVRDNNEASWTQVLEVVEYMADATNIPILLDGDTGFGNFNNVRRLVKKLEQRGCAAVCIEDKLFPKTNSFINSEQQPLADMDEFAGKIKAVKDAQDDPDFCLVARLEAFIAGWGMEEMLRRADAYHAAGADALLIHSKKSTPDQILAFAKAWNNRCPLVIVPTMYYSTPAEVFEQAKISTIIWANHNVRSAITAMQNTTRTIFKERSLMNVEDRVASVKDIFRLQNADELAEAEERYLPKTSNSLRAIILAASQGSELGELTKTKPKAMIPINGQPLLHKLVAQFRAEQTKDVVVVRGFASKEVNAPDVRFVENAEYAQTAELGSLNKAAKDIEGNVVISFGDILFRRYILQNLLADSGDIVIAVDSAWQQRKRADSYIDYVTASHPYTLKYGEEEAELREMGPHLKADQIHGEWIGLLKASAKGAEKIRTALSELAKRPDFNKLRFDDLFKHLLASGNTVKVVYITGHWLDVDSLEDLSAANAF encoded by the coding sequence GTGAACAAAACGACGCAGTTTAAGCAGATATTGCAGTCGCCCCATTTGGAATTCCTTATGGAGGCGCATAATGGTCTCAGCGCCCGCATCGTGGAAGAGGCGGGCTTCAAGGGCATTTGGGCCAGCGGCCTGTCCATGTCCGCCTCGCTCGGTGTGCGGGACAATAATGAGGCGAGCTGGACGCAAGTCCTCGAAGTGGTGGAGTACATGGCGGATGCCACGAACATCCCCATTTTGCTGGATGGCGATACCGGCTTCGGCAATTTCAACAACGTGCGCCGCCTGGTGAAGAAGCTCGAGCAACGCGGTTGCGCGGCTGTTTGTATCGAAGACAAACTTTTCCCCAAGACGAACTCCTTCATCAACAGCGAGCAACAGCCGTTGGCGGACATGGATGAATTCGCCGGCAAGATCAAGGCCGTGAAAGACGCGCAGGATGATCCGGACTTCTGCCTCGTCGCCCGTCTGGAGGCGTTCATCGCTGGTTGGGGCATGGAAGAGATGTTGCGCCGCGCGGATGCCTATCATGCCGCGGGTGCGGATGCCTTGCTCATCCATAGCAAGAAATCCACGCCGGACCAGATCCTCGCCTTTGCCAAGGCGTGGAATAATCGCTGCCCGCTCGTGATCGTGCCCACGATGTATTACAGCACGCCCGCGGAAGTCTTCGAGCAGGCGAAGATCAGCACCATCATCTGGGCGAACCACAACGTGCGCTCCGCCATCACGGCCATGCAGAACACCACGCGCACCATCTTCAAGGAGCGTTCGCTCATGAACGTGGAAGATCGCGTGGCCTCCGTGAAAGATATTTTCCGCCTGCAAAACGCGGATGAACTCGCGGAAGCGGAAGAGCGTTACCTGCCCAAGACGAGCAATTCCCTCCGCGCCATCATCCTCGCCGCCTCCCAAGGCAGCGAACTCGGCGAACTCACCAAGACGAAGCCGAAGGCGATGATCCCCATCAACGGCCAGCCGCTCCTGCACAAGCTGGTGGCGCAATTCCGCGCCGAGCAGACGAAAGACGTTGTGGTGGTGCGCGGCTTCGCGAGCAAGGAAGTGAACGCGCCGGACGTGCGCTTCGTGGAAAACGCGGAGTATGCGCAGACGGCAGAACTCGGCTCGCTGAACAAGGCCGCGAAAGATATCGAGGGCAACGTCGTCATCTCGTTTGGAGATATCCTGTTCCGCCGCTACATTCTGCAAAACCTGCTCGCGGATTCCGGAGACATCGTCATTGCCGTGGATTCCGCATGGCAACAACGCAAGCGCGCGGACAGCTACATCGATTACGTGACCGCCTCGCATCCTTACACGCTGAAGTATGGCGAAGAGGAAGCCGAACTGCGCGAGATGGGCCCGCACTTGAAGGCGGACCAGATCCACGGCGAATGGATCGGCCTGCTGAAAGCGAGCGCGAAGGGCGCGGAGAAGATCCGCACCGCCTTGAGCGAATTGGCGAAGCGCCCGGACTTCAACAAGCTGCGCTTCGACGATCTGTTCAAGCACCTGCTCGCGAGCGGGAATACGGTGAAGGTCGTTTACATCACGGGCCATTGGCTGGACGTGGACAGCCTGGAAGATCTCAGCGCGGCGAACGCCTTTTAA
- the aepY gene encoding phosphonopyruvate decarboxylase, producing MIQASAFIEHVKSLGYTQYAGVPCSYLKPFINYVIGDQSLNYIGATSEGEAVGITMGAYLGGRKTVTMCQNSGLGNMVNPLTSLNYPFQVPTLLITTWRGEPGRPDEPQHVLMGQITHQLLETMQIPWLPFPTEESKIADVMAQAEASMTERKLPFALVMSEGSVDECDLKDQPQPERVQTEVKQQLKLPTSQRMIRTEALQAILESLQGNEAIIATTGKTGRELFTIADRPNHLYVVGGMGTASGIGFGLAQAQPKLPVVVIDGDGAALMKLGALATIGYYQPANLLHILIDNESHDSTGGQRTVSGLVDFAAIAAAANYRYATSADDPADVRAAVKELRNKNGPSLLHIKIRAGSPKNLGRPTVKPHEVKERFMKFVTESAK from the coding sequence ATGATTCAAGCGTCAGCATTCATCGAGCATGTGAAGTCACTGGGTTACACCCAGTATGCAGGCGTGCCGTGTTCGTATCTGAAGCCGTTCATCAATTACGTGATCGGCGATCAATCGCTGAATTACATCGGCGCGACGAGCGAGGGCGAGGCCGTGGGCATCACGATGGGCGCGTATCTCGGCGGTCGCAAGACGGTGACGATGTGCCAGAACTCGGGCCTCGGCAATATGGTGAACCCGCTCACCTCGCTGAACTATCCCTTCCAAGTGCCCACGCTCCTCATCACCACGTGGCGCGGTGAGCCAGGTCGCCCGGATGAACCGCAGCACGTCCTCATGGGCCAGATCACGCATCAACTACTGGAGACAATGCAGATCCCGTGGCTGCCGTTCCCCACTGAGGAATCGAAGATCGCCGACGTGATGGCGCAAGCCGAAGCGAGCATGACGGAGCGCAAGTTGCCCTTCGCCCTCGTCATGTCCGAAGGTTCCGTGGATGAGTGCGATCTGAAAGATCAACCGCAACCCGAGCGCGTGCAGACCGAGGTGAAGCAGCAGCTCAAGTTGCCGACTTCGCAACGCATGATCCGCACGGAAGCGCTCCAAGCGATTCTTGAATCGCTGCAAGGCAACGAAGCGATCATCGCCACGACCGGCAAGACGGGCCGCGAGCTATTCACCATTGCGGATCGCCCGAACCACCTTTACGTGGTCGGCGGCATGGGCACCGCGTCGGGTATCGGTTTCGGCCTCGCCCAAGCGCAACCGAAGCTCCCCGTGGTGGTCATCGATGGCGATGGCGCGGCGCTTATGAAGCTTGGCGCACTGGCGACCATCGGCTATTATCAGCCTGCGAACTTGCTCCACATCCTCATCGATAACGAGTCGCATGATTCGACCGGCGGCCAGCGCACGGTGTCGGGCTTGGTAGACTTTGCCGCCATCGCCGCTGCCGCGAATTATCGCTACGCGACCTCCGCGGATGATCCAGCAGATGTGCGGGCGGCGGTAAAAGAATTGCGGAACAAAAACGGCCCGTCGTTGTTGCATATCAAGATACGCGCGGGTTCCCCGAAGAATCTGGGACGCCCGACGGTGAAGCCGCATGAGGTGAAAGAGCGGTTCATGAAATTTGTGACGGAATCAGCCAAGTAA
- a CDS encoding 2-aminoethylphosphonate--pyruvate transaminase: protein MAKDKLLFTPGPLTTSRTVKEAMLRDVGSRDEEFIAMVREIRRQLLELGGTSQEGGYEAVLVQGSGTFGVESVISSAIPAKGKLLALVNGAYGERIVQIAMRYGISTEVLRWSEDESVEAEAVKIALEADAAITHVMIVDCETTTGILNPTEKVGAIVRAADRTFIVDAMSSFGAVPTDLPEGNIDFLISSANKCIEGVPGFSFVLARRKKLESCKGQARTLSLDLYEQWRGLEGNGQFRFTPPTHTLLAFAQALKELAAEGGVAGRAARYLKNHNALKSGMKKLGFVPFLAPEVQSYIITAFHYPADKKFIFEDFYRKLSQRDMVIYPGKLGHVDCFRMGNIGRLQDKDIQELLVAVEAVLKEMKVALPVAKPK, encoded by the coding sequence ATGGCGAAGGACAAATTACTCTTCACTCCGGGACCGCTGACCACGAGTCGGACGGTGAAGGAGGCGATGTTGCGCGATGTGGGTTCGCGCGATGAAGAGTTCATTGCGATGGTGCGCGAGATCCGGCGGCAACTGCTGGAGCTGGGCGGCACGAGTCAAGAGGGTGGTTATGAGGCCGTGCTGGTGCAAGGCAGCGGCACCTTCGGCGTGGAGTCAGTGATCTCCAGCGCGATTCCGGCGAAAGGCAAGCTGCTCGCCCTCGTGAACGGTGCCTACGGCGAGCGCATCGTGCAGATCGCGATGCGCTATGGGATTTCTACTGAAGTGCTGCGCTGGTCTGAGGATGAATCGGTAGAAGCGGAAGCCGTGAAGATCGCGCTCGAAGCCGACGCGGCCATCACACACGTGATGATCGTAGATTGCGAAACGACTACTGGCATCCTGAACCCCACGGAGAAGGTCGGCGCGATCGTGCGCGCAGCCGATCGCACGTTCATCGTGGATGCCATGAGCAGCTTCGGCGCGGTGCCGACGGATCTGCCGGAAGGCAATATCGATTTCCTCATCTCCTCCGCGAACAAATGCATCGAAGGCGTCCCCGGCTTTTCCTTCGTGCTCGCGCGCCGGAAGAAATTGGAATCGTGCAAAGGCCAGGCTCGCACGCTGAGCCTTGATCTTTATGAGCAATGGCGCGGCTTGGAAGGCAACGGCCAGTTCCGCTTCACCCCGCCCACACACACCTTGCTCGCTTTCGCCCAAGCCTTGAAGGAACTCGCCGCCGAAGGTGGCGTGGCCGGTCGTGCGGCGCGGTATCTGAAAAATCACAACGCGCTGAAATCGGGGATGAAGAAGCTGGGCTTCGTCCCGTTCCTCGCGCCCGAGGTGCAGAGCTACATCATCACCGCGTTCCATTATCCGGCGGATAAAAAATTCATCTTCGAAGATTTTTATCGCAAGCTCTCCCAGCGCGACATGGTGATCTACCCCGGCAAGCTCGGCCACGTAGACTGCTTCCGCATGGGCAACATCGGTCGCTTGCAGGATAAGGATATTCAAGAACTACTGGTGGCGGTGGAAGCGGTGTTGAAGGAAATGAAGGTGGCACTGCCGGTGGCGAAGCCTAAGTAA
- a CDS encoding DUF3142 domain-containing protein, which produces MRCRSPIFVLGLGLLVGLAVAFWPQAMPRQGGVMPQEVYVWQRAWNEPVKQAVTQAAPEMERFTVLTAEVTWVKGQPKWTRMEPDWAALKASGKPIGLALRIGPYGGPFDRESVPTKKLVELALSTLAQAEAHGVKAAEVQLDFDCAETKLAGYRVWVEALRERVKPVPLTITALPSWLDQREFKELVRVTDGFVLQVHALQRPASVRDEVKLCDPLKALAAVELAAQAGVPFKVALPTYSYVTAFNRESRFIGASAEGPAKEWPSDVITRELAANPQELAMLVRDWTQQRPAMLQGIIWYRLPVSTDRWNWDWPMLAQVKLGKVPEAQWQVVTRSPEPGLVEVLLANAGTTKSAPQQTVRVQWPKGRLVAGDSLSGNELSEPSALMAEFKPQKDTRTIAPGETRLLGWLRFDSSVEVHSELVAK; this is translated from the coding sequence ATGCGCTGTCGTTCCCCCATCTTTGTGCTCGGTCTCGGGCTGCTCGTCGGCCTTGCCGTCGCGTTTTGGCCTCAAGCCATGCCGCGTCAGGGCGGCGTCATGCCGCAGGAAGTCTATGTCTGGCAACGCGCTTGGAACGAACCGGTGAAACAGGCCGTGACCCAGGCAGCACCGGAGATGGAGCGCTTCACCGTGCTGACGGCAGAGGTGACTTGGGTGAAAGGCCAGCCGAAATGGACCCGCATGGAGCCGGACTGGGCGGCTTTGAAAGCGAGCGGTAAACCCATCGGCCTCGCCTTACGCATCGGTCCTTATGGCGGACCTTTTGACCGGGAAAGTGTCCCGACTAAGAAGCTCGTCGAACTGGCTCTCTCCACCCTCGCTCAAGCGGAAGCCCACGGCGTGAAAGCCGCTGAAGTGCAGCTCGATTTCGATTGTGCGGAGACGAAGCTCGCCGGGTATCGCGTGTGGGTGGAGGCCTTGCGTGAGCGGGTGAAGCCCGTGCCCCTGACCATCACCGCCTTGCCGAGCTGGCTGGATCAGCGGGAGTTCAAGGAATTGGTGCGCGTCACGGATGGCTTCGTCTTGCAGGTCCATGCCTTGCAACGTCCTGCGAGCGTGCGGGATGAGGTGAAACTGTGCGATCCCTTGAAAGCCCTTGCTGCCGTAGAGCTGGCCGCGCAAGCAGGGGTTCCCTTCAAAGTCGCCTTGCCTACCTATAGTTACGTCACCGCCTTCAATCGCGAGAGCCGTTTCATAGGTGCTTCAGCAGAAGGTCCGGCGAAGGAATGGCCATCCGATGTCATCACCCGCGAACTGGCGGCAAATCCGCAAGAGCTGGCGATGCTCGTCCGCGACTGGACACAGCAACGTCCCGCCATGTTGCAGGGCATCATCTGGTATCGCCTGCCCGTGAGCACGGATCGGTGGAATTGGGATTGGCCGATGCTCGCGCAGGTGAAGCTGGGCAAGGTGCCAGAGGCGCAATGGCAGGTGGTGACGCGTTCACCCGAGCCGGGCTTGGTAGAGGTGCTGCTGGCGAATGCAGGCACCACGAAAAGTGCGCCGCAACAAACCGTCCGCGTGCAATGGCCTAAGGGCCGATTGGTGGCGGGCGATAGCCTAAGCGGCAATGAATTGAGCGAACCTTCGGCCTTGATGGCCGAGTTCAAACCGCAAAAGGACACCCGGACGATTGCTCCCGGTGAGACGCGGCTATTGGGTTGGCTAAGATTTGATTCCAGCGTGGAGGTACACAGTGAACTGGTGGCGAAATAA